The Candidatus Defluviibacterium haderslevense DNA window CTTTGTGTCCTTCGGGTGGAGGAGCTCATAACACAGCATGGTGGGCATTTGTTTGCGATGGTGGATTGGTTACCATTACGATTACATATGCAAACTGTTCAGTAAATGGTACAGGTGTTCAGATGGGGATTTGGGGTGACTGCGATTGTGCAGAATCTGTAGCTTGTAATCCGAATTGTACTGGTCCTGGGCAATTTACCATTACGGCTAGTTTGACCGCATGTAAAACTTATTATTTGTTTGTGGATGGTTGTAGCGGTGATGTTTGTGATTTTACCATTACCACTTCCGGTGGTTCTCAACCTAACTTAAGTCCTTTAGGAAAAATTAATAATGATCCTGATAGGAGAATTCAACTGTGTAAAGGAGCTTGTAATATAAATTTCAAAGTAGGAGGTCAGAACGGAAATTGTGAGCCTACTTATGAATGGACTCTAGATGGTAATATAGTTGGAGGAGATGATGATAATATAGATTTAGACTTTCCAGATGAAGGAGATTTTCAACTTTGTGTTACTGCCTATATTGGGAATCCTTCTTCAGGTTCAATTTGTGATCAGGAAGGACCTGAATGTGCTACTATTGAAGTTCGACCTATTCCTGATAAGTTAGGACCACAAAGATTATTATGCGCTGAGCAAATTCCATTTAAATGGCATAATCAAAGTGTAACAGGACCAGGTGAATACCGAAATCAATTCAAGGGAACTGATTGCTGTGTTTTCGACTCAGTAGTTACATTTGAAGTTTATCCGGTTCCTGAACCACCAAATATTTATCATATAGGATGTGATAATACGGAGGTTTATATTGATCCTACAACCAGACAAACCTTTAGTTCTTGTGAAAATGAAAAGATCATTTTCTTGTCAAAAGCTAGTGTGCCTTACAGATGTGACAGTTCATATAAATTAACTGCTGTCTTTCTAGACTTTAACGTAACTTTTAGAGAGGCTTGTATTGGAGGGATGTTAGAAATCACACCAAGAGTTATTAATAGAACAAAAACTTGCGGAGGAGGAGAGTCTTTTGAATTTATGTATAAATGGTATTTAAAAAGTGATCCAGCTAAAAAGCCACTTGGTACAGATGAACTTTTTCAGATGGATAAAAAAGAAGATTATTGCCTTGAATTAGGCGTTTTGGCAAAATTAGGAACTGAATCTAAGTTGTGTTTCTTCGATTTTTGTGAAATGATTAATGAAGATGACTTTAAAAATTATAAAGTTTGTCCTAAAGGTGATCTTCAGGTATGTAGAGGTAAAACCGGAATTTATTTTATTGACACGATCTTACCTCCTAACTCATTAAATAATTGGTCTGTCAGCAACGGTACCATTTTAACACCTAACCCTTTTCAATCAAATACTATTGAAGTATTATGGAATGGTCCATCTAATGTAGGTACGCTTTGTTACTATTATGACAATCAATGTGGTCAAAGCCCGGAATGCTGTATAGATGTGAAAATTGAACCATCCCCTGCGCCTAAGGCGGGTCCGGATGAAGCGCTCTGTGGTTTGGCAAATAAATTCAAAGGTCAAAAAGACGTTGGTGGTCAATGGGTGAAATTATCTGGTCCAGGGAATGTAAGTATCACTGATGTTTTTGATGATAAATCTGATGTTAATGTTGATCAATATGGGACTTATACCTTTGTTTGGTCTGAATCTAGATTAGGTTGCACTGGAGCAGATACAGTTGTTCTCAAATTTAATGATGATCCTAAAAAAGATACTGAGTCATACATTTGTAGTGGAAACAACAAAGATTTTAAAGTGCGTTTCCAAATTTCTGGTGGACAACCTGCATATACCGTCATAAAAGGTAATGGAACTATTGATGCATCAAATGTATATACGTCAAAACTTATTTTAAATAATACTAAAGATACTGTTATTATTAGAGATGCTAATGGATGTGAATTTACATTTATTCATACATATGAGTGCAAATGCACCAATAGCTTAGGAGAAATTCAACCGGACAGATATAATTTATGTGAGGACGGTACAGTTGTCGTTAATTATGATAAAACTAAAGAGGTGTTGGATTTGAATCCAGCAGATACGGTTATTTTCTTTATTTGTTCAGATCCAAACAATCCATTAGCAACGAAAATTAGAGACATCAATTCCTTTTCTTTTGGATATGACCCTTCTTTTGTATTTGGCCAAACTTATTATATAGGAGCCATACTAGGAAGAAAGGACGGTAGAGGAGGCATTGATGCTTTACTCGGCTGTCTAAGTGAAACTGCTGGTACTGAATTTACCTTTTATCAAATACCAACCCCACAAGCTGGTCCGGATGATGCTGTTTGCGGAAGTGTATATGATTTAAAAGGAATACAATCTATACCAGGAAGTGATATTACATGGAAAGTCATAAGTGGAAACGGAGCTTTGTTTACAGATGCTAAAGCAGCAGGAACGCAAGTTAGTGCACAAAGTGGTTTTGGAAAATACAGGTTCGAAATTGAAGAAAGTAATAAAGGAATTTGTATAAGACAAGATGTTGTAGAAATTACATTCAACGAATCACCAGCAGTAATTAATGTCATTAAGGATTGTGTATTAGAAGGTGGAGTTGTGACTCCAGATGGTAAGTTTGTCGTAATAGCTGATATCAACGGCGGAACCCCTCCTTATACTTTATTGTCAACAGGTGGAAAAATTATTGGTAATAAGTGGTTTTCGGATACCTTATTAAGTATTACACAATTCACAATACAGGTTCAAGATGCCAATGGATGTATATCACTCATTGTAGTTGATGATTATAATTGTAAATGTGGAATCATTGATCCAGGAAAATTGGATACTTCATTATTGGTTAAATGTGAAGATCAGTGTTACACTATTGCCGAATTGTTAACCAATTCAATCAATGAGGTTATTGATCCGGAAGATGGTATTATGTATATCTTACACAGAGGCAATTATACAAATGCTATAGATACCTTTTATTCATTAAATGATGTAATATGTTTTGATAGTAAGAATATGGTCTTAGGAAACGGGAACACTTACTATGTTTCTCGAGTAGTTGGAGATGATGTATTGCCAAAAGATGGCATAATTGACACTAGAGATCCATGTAAACGAGTATCAAATAACCGACCTATAACTTGGGAACCATATCCATTGGCAGATGCTGGAGCACCTGAAGATGTATGTGGATTGACCTATAGCTTTAAAGCCAATTTGACCTTAGGAACAGGAACATGGAAGTTAATTTCAGGTCCCGGGACTGCTGCAATAAGTAATGTAAATTTGGCGAGCTCAAGTGTTACAGTTAGCCAATATGGAGCATACACATTTGAGTGGGGTGTATTCAATTTTTCTTGCGATCGTTATGACACGGTGCGGGTTGTATTTCACGATTCACCAGACCTTTCATTAATAGATATAGAATGTGATAATACAGCAGAGAATGCAAGAGTAATCATTAGAGCACAAAAAGGAGATCAGCCGACTTGGGTATTGAAAGGTGCATATGATGGCAGTAATCTTTTAAATGGAACATTTAGTGGTAATGTATGGACCTCAGACTGGTTTTCATCAAATACTGATTTTACCATTACCATTGAAGATCAATATCAATGTAACCTTTATAAATTACCTGGTGATGCACCATGTGCTTGTATAACTGCCTTGGGCACGTTGGATAAGACACCGATTATATTGTGTGCAGATGGCCAAGCGAACGCTAAATATACAGTTGCGCCTGGTGTATTGGATGGAAATGATGTCGTTCGTTATATGTTATATGATGGCTCGTCAACAGACCCTAAAAATGGAACATCGATATCTGTGAACAGTGATGGAAAATTTGTTTTTGATCCAAGTAAAATGCAATTAGGAAAGACCTATTACATTTCAGTTTTTATTGGAAATCTAGATCCAAATACGGGCAACGTAAATTTCACGGATCGCTGTGCTTTGTTTGATGTGGTACCAGTAACCTGGTATGCATATCCGGTAGCTGCTATCAATGGAAATAATATATTAACTTGTGCGGTGACTAGTTTAGCTTTAGATGGATTACAATCAACAAGTGGATCAGGAAGTCCATTGAACTTTGCATGGAGTACTCAGAATGGAAGAATAGTTGGACCAGCAAATACAGGAACATCCACTATTGATCGCCCGGGAATCTATGTTTTAG harbors:
- a CDS encoding gliding motility-associated C-terminal domain-containing protein, encoding MNRLLQLLLIGLLGITATQISAQCTPPSADNCEDANVLCSLDEVNGYTCSNPNYSNPTGCSPLCPSGGGAHNTAWWAFVCDGGLVTITITYANCSVNGTGVQMGIWGDCDCAESVACNPNCTGPGQFTITASLTACKTYYLFVDGCSGDVCDFTITTSGGSQPNLSPLGKINNDPDRRIQLCKGACNINFKVGGQNGNCEPTYEWTLDGNIVGGDDDNIDLDFPDEGDFQLCVTAYIGNPSSGSICDQEGPECATIEVRPIPDKLGPQRLLCAEQIPFKWHNQSVTGPGEYRNQFKGTDCCVFDSVVTFEVYPVPEPPNIYHIGCDNTEVYIDPTTRQTFSSCENEKIIFLSKASVPYRCDSSYKLTAVFLDFNVTFREACIGGMLEITPRVINRTKTCGGGESFEFMYKWYLKSDPAKKPLGTDELFQMDKKEDYCLELGVLAKLGTESKLCFFDFCEMINEDDFKNYKVCPKGDLQVCRGKTGIYFIDTILPPNSLNNWSVSNGTILTPNPFQSNTIEVLWNGPSNVGTLCYYYDNQCGQSPECCIDVKIEPSPAPKAGPDEALCGLANKFKGQKDVGGQWVKLSGPGNVSITDVFDDKSDVNVDQYGTYTFVWSESRLGCTGADTVVLKFNDDPKKDTESYICSGNNKDFKVRFQISGGQPAYTVIKGNGTIDASNVYTSKLILNNTKDTVIIRDANGCEFTFIHTYECKCTNSLGEIQPDRYNLCEDGTVVVNYDKTKEVLDLNPADTVIFFICSDPNNPLATKIRDINSFSFGYDPSFVFGQTYYIGAILGRKDGRGGIDALLGCLSETAGTEFTFYQIPTPQAGPDDAVCGSVYDLKGIQSIPGSDITWKVISGNGALFTDAKAAGTQVSAQSGFGKYRFEIEESNKGICIRQDVVEITFNESPAVINVIKDCVLEGGVVTPDGKFVVIADINGGTPPYTLLSTGGKIIGNKWFSDTLLSITQFTIQVQDANGCISLIVVDDYNCKCGIIDPGKLDTSLLVKCEDQCYTIAELLTNSINEVIDPEDGIMYILHRGNYTNAIDTFYSLNDVICFDSKNMVLGNGNTYYVSRVVGDDVLPKDGIIDTRDPCKRVSNNRPITWEPYPLADAGAPEDVCGLTYSFKANLTLGTGTWKLISGPGTAAISNVNLASSSVTVSQYGAYTFEWGVFNFSCDRYDTVRVVFHDSPDLSLIDIECDNTAENARVIIRAQKGDQPTWVLKGAYDGSNLLNGTFSGNVWTSDWFSSNTDFTITIEDQYQCNLYKLPGDAPCACITALGTLDKTPIILCADGQANAKYTVAPGVLDGNDVVRYMLYDGSSTDPKNGTSISVNSDGKFVFDPSKMQLGKTYYISVFIGNLDPNTGNVNFTDRCALFDVVPVTWYAYPVAAINGNNILTCAVTSLALDGLQSTSGSGSPLNFAWSTQNGRIVGPANTGTSTIDRPGIYVLDVTDPISGCKHQTSFEVKEDVVKPTVAIAPPNVLTCAVTSINLDGNGSSRGAIYGANWSGPGTIIGGTTYSPTVSSIGRYTIVVTNTQNGCKDSTFVTVTEDKLTPVPLIEQKGTLTCTVNEVQLDGSKSRGLSGNINNYSWDALTGNIISGQGSSQITVGKPGGTFRLTVRDGKNGCTAIDTITVDELGNPLAQILSDPHNPKCFGDRNGFIDINGVLDKNNQSLGNIQYSINGGPYTSSPNFTNLTQGSYTIKVKDINGCTLETRHDLIEPGKMGIKVIKSIVVDQGTLVDLDSLLLEISGGTQLAGGGYKDTTWLNLDQNIDWENKLRYAADTSREFLITGFDKEGCEISERVRVLVRIIKDVWWPTVISGNGDGVNDFFNLYGKRVRQIKLLEIYDRWGSRVYSQTNIPDGNKGGDKKGWNGIFKGERALPGVYTFYSEVEYEGSTGADKFQGEFTLLR